The Vibrio quintilis DNA window TCAATGCCATCCCGTGACATTTTAAGCATTGCCTGAGCATGCAGCGGAATGTCAGGTCGTGACCATGCATCCTGAGCAGGAGACAGGTCATCGGTATTGGTTTCACCGGTCACTTTAAAAACAGTCAGCGGAATGGATTCTGCAACCGCCGGGCGGGACAAAAACCATTCTGCATCAGCCCAAGATTGTAAAACAGCAGCAGCATAAGAATTGCCCGCGTCCGCTTTCTCTTTGACCGTATCAAACGCATCATAAACCATGATGGTCATTTTTAAGGCAGCAGCAGCCAGTTCTGCCAGCTGTGAATTTTCCAGCAAATCAATCAGGCTCATCACGTTATAGCCGCCCTGCATGGTGCCGAGCAATTCAACCGCTTTTTCCGGACTGATGGCATGACACGCGAGTTCACCATTGGCAATTTGCGTTAGATAATCAGACTTTACCTTCGCGGCATCATCCACACCTGCGGGGGTAAAATAAGTAATTAAACTTAGCAACCGGGTTTCATCAGCGTTGTTTTCATTCAACAGTAATTCAAACGCGGCCTGAGTCTGCTCAGCGGTCATTGCTTGTGGGTTCACACCCATATCGGTTCTTTCTTTTGCCTGTTTTTCATATTCGGCAATTAATTCGTACATATTGCTCTCACTATCTTTTTATCTGGGCCATCGCTGGTTATCCGGGCAATGGCCGGAAGTGTTCTTTATGCAAATGTGGTTTTGGTAAAGACCTGCCCCGCCATCAGAATCCGTGCTGTCCGCTCAACGGTAATCGCACTGATATGTTCTCCGTCCGCTTTAATAGCGGCACGCATAACACCGCCCGGATGTCCGAGGAACACCTCATCACTTTCAGAGGTCACAATCTCACTCACTAAACTGCCCTGAACTCTTGCTGCATTCGCCGTACAGACAGCACCGGTGATTGCCAGCGCCTGATGCGGCTTTTGCATCGACATCATGCGGATTAATAAGTCCATCTTTTCAGCAGGCTGAACCCGGCCGGACATATCGGTATAGTCTTGTGGCTCTGCAATGACCGTTGCTTTCGGCACAGCCGGCGATAAACGCGTCGCATCTTCGCGGGAAGCAAAACCGCACAATTCACAGGCAATCGAGCGGATTTCTTCGATCAGAGTCAGATCTTTCTCAGTAAAATCTGTATGCAGCTCTTTGCCGGTCAGCCCTAAATCTTTTGCCCGCATGTAAACCAGAGGCGCTGCAGAATCAATGATTGAGATTTCAATCTCACCGGCAGAAGTCTGAATCGTTTGCTTTGCTTCTCCGGTCGGTAACAGTTTTCCGGTGGAGGCACCCTGCGACTCATAGAAGCTTAAATCCAGCTTGGCTCCGGTTCCCGGAACGCCTGGAATCTCACAGTCACCGTCAACAACCAGTTCACCATCTTTGACCTGAACTTCGGCTTCAATCAGCCGGTTGCTGTTGGTGTTATTAATCATCACCCGGGTCAATGGCTCTTGTACCTGAACCATGCCGGTTGCAATAGCGAAAGGTCCGACACCAGAAGAAATATTGCCGCAGTTACTGTTGAACGCGACGGTTTCTGTATCAATACTGACCTGAGCGAAGGTATAATTGACATCAATCCCTTCCTGCTCTGACGGGCCAACAATCGCCACTTTACTGGTCAGCGAATTAGCACCACCCAGACCGTCAATCTGGCGCTTATCCGGACTTCCCATCACTTCAAGCAGAAACGGACCCCAGTCGTCCCGGTTAGATGGCATATCTTTTTCTGAGAAGAAAACACCTTTACTTGTACCTGCACGCAGAATCATGCAGTTTGTTTTTAAAACAGAATTCGTTTTCATGATGACCTCGTTATTCAGAAGCAAGCCAAACAGGCTACCGGAGTAGCCTGTCAGTTCCCGGATGGGATTAAATAGGTAAGTGGTTCATGACAATGGTGAAGAGCACCATACAAACCAAAGCGAATGGATAGGTAGCGGCATATCCTGCCCCGGCTTCTTCAGATTCAACCGCTTCAATTGCAGCACCTAAACCAGGTGTGGAAGTCATCCCGCCACAGATGGCACCGGATAACATAACCCAGTTAATTTTGAAGACGTATTTACCGACAACAAAACCGACAACCATACAGATAAATGCAACAGCAACAGACAACATTGCAATGTAAAGACCCGTACTGCTGAACAGCGCTGCAATCACCTTGTTGCCGTAAGTCAGACCAATAATGCCGACAAATGCACCAAGCCCTAATTTTTTCAGCACGTTTAGTGTTGCAGGCTCCATACGGAAGTTCTGGCCGGCAATTTCACCGATATGGCCAAGGATAAGAGAGGCAACCAGAATGCCACCGGTTGAACCCAGGCTGAAATAACCGATAGGTCCGAGATATACCTGAACAGAACCAAGCAACAGCCCTGAGAAAATGCAGCATGCAAATGCAATCATGTTGAATTTTCCAATCGGCTTCTGATTTGCTTCATCCGCTTTCATGGATTCAAGCTCGATCTTGAACGCAGCCTGTTCTTTTTCTAAATCAACCCGGAACAGCTTCGGCAGGAAGCTCATGGCCAGAATCACCATGATCACTCCAAAAGGGAAACCTATTGCATTTGCAGCACCCGTGCTGGCAACGGCTTCATGAACAAAGGCATCTTTCTGTGCTTTTGTCAGGTCAGTGGTATTGAAATGCGTTAACTGATGAGACGGATCAATCACCTTCAGGATTTTATCTTTTGTCGCATCAGGCAGATTCGGGAAATTATCAACAACGGCATAAGA harbors:
- a CDS encoding 2-methylaconitate cis-trans isomerase PrpF family protein is translated as MKTNSVLKTNCMILRAGTSKGVFFSEKDMPSNRDDWGPFLLEVMGSPDKRQIDGLGGANSLTSKVAIVGPSEQEGIDVNYTFAQVSIDTETVAFNSNCGNISSGVGPFAIATGMVQVQEPLTRVMINNTNSNRLIEAEVQVKDGELVVDGDCEIPGVPGTGAKLDLSFYESQGASTGKLLPTGEAKQTIQTSAGEIEISIIDSAAPLVYMRAKDLGLTGKELHTDFTEKDLTLIEEIRSIACELCGFASREDATRLSPAVPKATVIAEPQDYTDMSGRVQPAEKMDLLIRMMSMQKPHQALAITGAVCTANAARVQGSLVSEIVTSESDEVFLGHPGGVMRAAIKADGEHISAITVERTARILMAGQVFTKTTFA
- a CDS encoding aspartate-alanine antiporter-like transporter — protein: MKFEILKFLSNPYTLIFLVLMIGSRIENIKIGKFKLGISGNLFTGLFFGWAVLNLLEGVGPDSEYYAGVQKILHHGLVPHNVAHFFLYLFIAAVGLASAKDLGKVLKKYGAKFVLLSVILTATGGLSVYLLRDNIGDGLYEMSGVYTAALTSSPGVAAALETTEDSSYAVVDNFPNLPDATKDKILKVIDPSHQLTHFNTTDLTKAQKDAFVHEAVASTGAANAIGFPFGVIMVILAMSFLPKLFRVDLEKEQAAFKIELESMKADEANQKPIGKFNMIAFACCIFSGLLLGSVQVYLGPIGYFSLGSTGGILVASLILGHIGEIAGQNFRMEPATLNVLKKLGLGAFVGIIGLTYGNKVIAALFSSTGLYIAMLSVAVAFICMVVGFVVGKYVFKINWVMLSGAICGGMTSTPGLGAAIEAVESEEAGAGYAATYPFALVCMVLFTIVMNHLPI